Proteins from a single region of Sinorhizobium alkalisoli:
- the rpsI gene encoding 30S ribosomal protein S9, with product MADLSALKEIATTAEPAAPVHVKKVDAQGRSYATGKRKDAVARVWVKAGSGKITVNGKPFSAYFARPVLQMILQQPIVAAARDGQFDVDATVAGGGLSGQAGAVRHGIAKALTYFEPGLRSVLKRGGFLTRDSRVVERKKYGRAKARRSFQFSKR from the coding sequence ATGGCTGACCTTTCCGCTCTCAAGGAAATCGCCACGACGGCGGAACCGGCCGCTCCGGTTCACGTGAAGAAGGTCGACGCGCAGGGTCGTTCCTACGCGACCGGCAAGCGCAAGGACGCCGTCGCCCGCGTTTGGGTCAAGGCCGGCTCCGGCAAGATCACCGTCAACGGCAAGCCTTTCTCGGCTTACTTCGCCCGTCCGGTCCTGCAGATGATCCTGCAGCAGCCGATCGTCGCCGCTGCCCGTGATGGTCAGTTCGACGTCGACGCGACGGTTGCCGGCGGCGGCCTCTCCGGTCAGGCCGGTGCCGTTCGTCACGGCATCGCCAAGGCGCTGACCTACTTCGAACCGGGCCTGCGCTCCGTTCTGAAGCGCGGCGGCTTCCTCACCCGCGACAGCCGCGTGGTCGAGCGCAAGAAGTACGGCCGTGCAAAGGCACGCCGTTCGTTCCAGTTCTCCAAGCGTTAA
- the rplM gene encoding 50S ribosomal protein L13, whose amino-acid sequence MATFVQKPAEVEKKWILIDAEGLVVGRLATIIANRLRGKHKATFTPHVDDGDNVIVINAEKVALTGKKYSDKKYYWHTGYPGGIKERTARQIIEGRFPERVIEKAVERMVPRGPLGRRQMKNLRVYAGANHPHEAQQPTVLDVAKLNSKNIRSA is encoded by the coding sequence ATGGCAACCTTCGTTCAGAAGCCTGCAGAGGTGGAGAAGAAGTGGATCCTCATCGACGCCGAAGGGCTCGTTGTCGGCCGCCTCGCCACCATTATCGCAAACCGACTGCGCGGCAAGCATAAGGCCACCTTCACCCCGCATGTCGATGACGGCGACAATGTCATCGTCATCAATGCCGAGAAGGTCGCCCTCACCGGCAAGAAGTACTCCGACAAGAAGTACTACTGGCACACCGGCTATCCGGGTGGCATCAAGGAGCGTACCGCTCGCCAGATCATCGAAGGCCGCTTCCCGGAGCGGGTCATCGAGAAGGCGGTTGAGCGCATGGTTCCGCGCGGCCCGCTCGGCCGTCGCCAAATGAAGAACCTGCGCGTCTATGCAGGCGCGAACCATCCGCACGAAGCACAGCAGCCGACCGTCCTCGACGTCGCCAAGCTGAATAGCAAGAACATAAGGAGCGCCTGA
- a CDS encoding enoyl-CoA hydratase produces MADVVAFRKEEPGGLLLREAKGPVLRLTLNNPPANALSLALLEALASELDAVASSKETKVVVIAASGKVFSAGHDLKELTLHRADSDGGRAFFERAVRLAADIMLKITRLPQAVIAEIDGLATAAGCQFVASCDLAVCTDSSTFCTPGVNIGLFCSTPMVALTRTAHRKQALEMLLTGETIDASTAKDFGIVNRIVPQQYLRQVVDKYASVIASKSPQALKIGKEAFYRQAEMPLDAAYDYAVGVMVENMLARDAEEGIGAFLGKRMPEWNED; encoded by the coding sequence ATGGCTGACGTCGTTGCCTTCAGGAAGGAAGAGCCGGGCGGCCTGCTTTTGCGGGAGGCAAAAGGCCCCGTGCTGCGGCTGACGTTGAACAACCCTCCGGCCAATGCCCTCTCGCTCGCGCTTCTGGAGGCGCTGGCGTCGGAACTCGACGCCGTCGCCTCGTCGAAGGAGACCAAGGTCGTCGTCATTGCCGCTTCGGGCAAGGTCTTCTCCGCCGGCCACGATCTGAAGGAACTGACGCTTCATCGCGCCGACAGCGATGGCGGCCGGGCTTTTTTCGAGCGCGCCGTCCGCCTTGCGGCCGATATCATGCTGAAGATCACCAGGCTGCCGCAGGCGGTCATAGCCGAGATCGACGGGCTTGCCACCGCGGCGGGTTGCCAGTTCGTTGCAAGCTGTGATCTTGCGGTCTGCACCGACAGCTCGACGTTCTGCACGCCCGGGGTCAATATCGGCCTCTTCTGCTCGACGCCGATGGTGGCGCTGACGCGCACAGCGCATCGGAAGCAGGCGCTGGAGATGCTGCTCACGGGCGAGACGATCGATGCGTCCACCGCCAAGGACTTCGGCATCGTCAACCGCATCGTGCCGCAGCAATATCTGCGTCAGGTGGTCGACAAATATGCCTCGGTCATTGCCTCCAAATCGCCGCAGGCGCTTAAGATCGGCAAGGAAGCCTTCTATCGGCAGGCCGAAATGCCGCTCGATGCCGCCTATGACTACGCTGTCGGCGTCATGGTCGAGAACATGCTCGCACGGGATGCGGAGGAGGGGATCGGTGCCTTTCTCGGTAAGCGCATGCCCGAGTGGAATGAGGACTAG
- a CDS encoding EamA family transporter: MPLDVIALVLFGALLHATWNALVKAGAEKSLDAAMVALGAAVVALPFLPLLPLPRPEAWPFILVSAIFQFAYFQLVAASYRAGDIGLVYPLMRGTAPLIVAATSSIVVGEHLTDGALAGILTISAGVLTLALESRKGGRRAIALALLNACVIASYTFIDGIGARVSGNAISYTLWMAPLPPVLLFAWAFMTRGVRSVLGHVRHHWLRGLVGGAGSLGSYGLALWAMTRAPVATVAALRETAILFAVVISVVFLKERVSIWRIAAACVIALGALLLRLA; this comes from the coding sequence TTGCCGCTTGATGTCATTGCGCTCGTGCTCTTCGGGGCGCTTCTGCATGCGACCTGGAATGCGCTCGTCAAAGCCGGCGCGGAGAAGTCGCTGGACGCCGCCATGGTTGCGCTCGGCGCCGCCGTCGTGGCGCTGCCGTTTCTCCCCCTCCTGCCGCTGCCGCGGCCGGAGGCATGGCCCTTCATCCTGGTCTCGGCAATCTTCCAGTTCGCCTATTTCCAACTGGTGGCCGCCTCCTATCGCGCCGGTGATATCGGCCTCGTCTACCCGCTCATGCGCGGCACGGCGCCACTAATCGTCGCGGCGACGAGCAGCATCGTCGTCGGCGAGCATCTGACCGACGGCGCGCTCGCCGGAATCCTGACGATCTCGGCGGGGGTGCTGACGCTCGCGCTGGAATCGCGCAAGGGCGGCCGGCGCGCCATTGCTCTCGCCCTTCTGAACGCCTGCGTGATTGCGAGCTACACCTTCATCGACGGTATCGGCGCGCGTGTTTCCGGCAACGCCATCTCCTATACGCTCTGGATGGCACCGCTGCCCCCGGTCCTGCTTTTCGCCTGGGCTTTCATGACGCGCGGCGTCAGGTCCGTGCTGGGCCACGTCCGTCACCATTGGTTGCGCGGCCTTGTCGGCGGCGCCGGCTCGCTCGGCTCCTACGGGCTGGCGCTCTGGGCGATGACCAGGGCTCCGGTTGCGACCGTCGCGGCGCTGCGCGAGACCGCCATCCTCTTTGCAGTGGTGATTTCCGTCGTGTTCCTGAAGGAACGCGTCAGCATCTGGCGCATCGCCGCGGCCTGCGTGATTGCGCTCGGCGCCCTGCTGCTCCGGCTCGCTTAG
- a CDS encoding CoA-binding protein — MKHDSYPDGYLADILRETKTVALVGASPKPERPSHRVMAFLLRKGYRVIPVNPGQAGRTILDQPVVARLADIAEPIDMVDVFRAPAALPGLVDEILALPRLPKAIWGQLSVRDDEAAAKAEAAGLKVVMDRCPAIEYPRLIG; from the coding sequence ATGAAACACGATTCTTATCCGGATGGTTACCTCGCCGATATCCTGCGCGAGACGAAGACAGTCGCCCTCGTCGGCGCCTCGCCGAAGCCCGAAAGGCCGAGCCATCGGGTAATGGCTTTCCTGCTGCGTAAGGGATACCGCGTCATCCCGGTCAATCCCGGCCAGGCGGGCAGAACGATCCTCGATCAGCCTGTCGTTGCAAGGCTCGCCGACATCGCCGAGCCGATCGACATGGTCGACGTTTTCCGAGCCCCGGCGGCCTTGCCGGGGCTCGTCGACGAAATCCTGGCTCTCCCCCGTTTGCCCAAGGCAATCTGGGGCCAATTGTCGGTGCGCGACGACGAAGCCGCGGCCAAGGCCGAAGCCGCGGGCCTAAAGGTCGTGATGGATCGCTGCCCGGCCATCGAGTATCCGCGTCTGATCGGCTAG
- a CDS encoding O-acetylhomoserine aminocarboxypropyltransferase: protein MTKAGPGFSTLAIHAGAQPDPTTGARATPIYQTTSFVFNDADHAAALFGLQQFGNIYTRIMNPTQAVLEERIAALEGGTAALAVASGHAAQLLAFHTIMSPGDNFIAARQLYGGSVNQFGQAFKSFAWQVRWADCADPESFGAEIDGRTKAIFIESLANPGGIFVDIAAVAEVARRHGLPLIVDNTMATPYLVRPLEHGADIVVHSLTKFIGGHGNSMGGILVDGGTFDWSKSGKYPLLSEPRPEYAGIVLHQAFGNFAFAVAARVLGLRDFGPAISPMNAFLIQTGVETLPLRMQRHCDNAHAVAKWLAAQEKVSWVRYAGLDGDPNHALQQRYSPKGAGAVFTFGLKDGYEAGKRFVEALEMFSHLANIGDTRSLVIHPASTTHRQLTLEQQVSAGAGPEVVRLSIGIEDVEDIIADLDQALAKV from the coding sequence ATGACGAAAGCCGGACCCGGCTTCAGCACGCTGGCCATACACGCGGGAGCCCAGCCCGACCCGACGACCGGCGCGCGCGCGACGCCGATCTACCAGACGACGAGTTTCGTCTTCAACGACGCGGATCACGCCGCGGCACTCTTCGGGCTGCAGCAATTCGGCAATATCTACACCCGTATCATGAATCCGACGCAGGCGGTACTGGAGGAGCGGATTGCCGCGCTCGAAGGCGGCACGGCGGCGCTTGCCGTGGCTTCGGGCCATGCAGCCCAGCTTCTCGCATTTCATACGATCATGAGCCCGGGCGACAACTTCATCGCGGCACGGCAGCTCTATGGCGGTTCCGTCAACCAGTTCGGCCAGGCCTTCAAGTCCTTCGCCTGGCAGGTGCGTTGGGCCGATTGCGCCGATCCGGAAAGCTTCGGGGCAGAGATCGACGGGCGCACGAAGGCGATCTTCATCGAGAGCCTCGCCAATCCGGGCGGCATCTTCGTCGATATCGCAGCGGTTGCCGAAGTCGCCCGCCGGCACGGCCTGCCGCTGATCGTCGACAATACGATGGCGACACCCTATCTCGTGCGGCCGCTGGAGCACGGGGCGGATATCGTCGTCCATTCGCTGACCAAGTTCATCGGCGGCCATGGCAATTCGATGGGCGGCATTCTGGTCGACGGCGGCACGTTCGATTGGTCGAAATCAGGCAAGTATCCGCTTCTTTCCGAGCCACGGCCTGAATATGCGGGCATCGTGCTGCACCAGGCCTTCGGCAATTTCGCCTTCGCCGTTGCGGCCCGCGTCCTGGGGCTCCGGGATTTCGGACCGGCGATCTCGCCCATGAACGCCTTCCTGATCCAGACGGGCGTCGAGACGCTGCCGCTGAGGATGCAGCGCCATTGCGATAACGCACATGCCGTGGCCAAATGGCTGGCGGCGCAGGAAAAGGTCTCCTGGGTCCGCTATGCCGGGCTCGATGGCGACCCGAACCATGCGCTCCAGCAGCGTTACTCTCCGAAGGGGGCGGGCGCTGTCTTCACCTTCGGGCTCAAGGACGGATACGAGGCGGGCAAGCGTTTCGTCGAAGCGCTCGAGATGTTCTCGCATCTCGCGAATATCGGCGACACCCGCTCGCTCGTCATTCACCCGGCCTCGACCACTCACCGGCAACTCACGCTGGAACAGCAGGTTTCTGCCGGTGCCGGGCCGGAGGTCGTCCGTCTGTCGATCGGCATCGAGGACGTCGAGGACATCATTGCCGACCTGGATCAGGCGCTGGCGAAGGTCTGA
- a CDS encoding MBL fold metallo-hydrolase, with protein MSDPRAVLFTRRDLLSVTAAAASAAVLPPALYASDFHRFKHGAFDITVVSDGFITLPAEILLPDATPEERQMIMARLGGNDQGAPVQANIPLIRHGNDLILIDNGSGSNFQSTAGKLAVNLSALGVDPAKITKVVFTHAHPDHSGATITSNGKVLYPNAHYFVSRAEWDFWTDKNFEAKMPPVLHGFAQGAQRDLFAVRDRLTLVKPGEEIVPGMLVVDTPGHTPGHMSIELAGDENLLVTGDACTNDVIFFEHPSWHFGFDTDAETALKSRQMLLDRAASEKLRMLGYHWAYPGIGYAERRGSGYAFVKA; from the coding sequence ATGAGCGATCCAAGAGCAGTGCTATTCACGCGTCGCGACTTACTCTCAGTCACCGCCGCGGCGGCTTCGGCCGCAGTACTTCCGCCAGCCTTGTACGCCTCCGATTTCCACCGGTTCAAGCACGGCGCGTTCGACATCACCGTCGTCAGTGACGGCTTCATTACACTGCCAGCCGAAATACTCCTGCCAGACGCCACGCCCGAGGAACGGCAGATGATAATGGCAAGGCTCGGCGGCAACGACCAAGGCGCACCTGTGCAGGCCAATATTCCACTCATCCGCCACGGCAACGACCTCATTCTGATTGACAACGGCTCCGGGTCGAATTTCCAGTCCACGGCCGGAAAGCTCGCGGTCAACCTCAGCGCCTTGGGCGTGGACCCCGCGAAGATCACGAAGGTCGTCTTCACCCATGCCCATCCCGATCACTCGGGCGCGACGATCACCTCCAACGGCAAGGTTCTGTATCCCAATGCCCATTACTTCGTCAGCCGGGCCGAATGGGATTTCTGGACCGACAAGAACTTCGAAGCCAAGATGCCTCCAGTCCTGCACGGTTTCGCGCAGGGGGCCCAGCGCGACCTGTTCGCCGTACGGGATCGACTGACACTCGTCAAACCGGGCGAGGAGATCGTACCTGGCATGCTGGTCGTTGACACCCCAGGCCATACGCCAGGTCACATGTCAATCGAACTCGCCGGCGACGAGAACCTCCTCGTCACAGGGGACGCCTGCACCAATGATGTCATCTTCTTCGAGCATCCTTCATGGCATTTCGGCTTCGATACCGACGCGGAGACCGCTCTCAAAAGCAGGCAAATGCTCTTGGATCGGGCTGCGTCCGAGAAGTTGCGGATGCTCGGCTACCACTGGGCATATCCAGGCATCGGGTATGCGGAGCGTCGCGGGAGCGGATATGCGTTCGTGAAGGCATAG
- a CDS encoding SDR family NAD(P)-dependent oxidoreductase, with protein sequence MTQGTALITGASSGIGAVYAERLARRGHDLILVARDFDRLKSLSNRLSGDHGVVVTPLIADLTSVADLERVIVKLREDAEISLLVNCAGIGPNGPLLGSDPDSLSKMVQLNVDVLHSLTATAAHTFAHRRNGTIINIASAVALMPERFNATYVATKAFVLALTQALSAELEPHGVRMQTVLPGFTRTEIFDRAGIDIGVIPADMMMDAGEMVDAALAGFDRGEVVTIPSLADGDLWEQHERTRRDLGPHLSLKHAAARYRPRGEMR encoded by the coding sequence ATGACACAAGGAACAGCCCTTATCACCGGAGCCTCATCAGGCATCGGCGCGGTTTACGCCGAACGGCTGGCCCGCCGGGGTCACGATCTCATTCTCGTCGCCCGTGACTTCGACCGCCTGAAATCACTATCCAACCGTCTGTCGGGCGACCACGGCGTGGTCGTCACTCCTCTGATCGCAGACCTCACCAGCGTGGCCGATCTGGAACGGGTAATTGTGAAGCTTCGCGAGGACGCCGAGATATCCCTGCTTGTGAACTGTGCCGGCATCGGCCCGAACGGCCCTTTGCTGGGATCGGACCCCGACAGTCTCAGCAAGATGGTCCAGCTCAATGTCGACGTCCTGCATTCCCTGACCGCGACGGCGGCGCACACCTTTGCGCACCGCCGCAATGGAACGATCATAAACATAGCTTCCGCGGTGGCGCTGATGCCCGAGCGTTTCAACGCGACCTACGTCGCGACTAAGGCGTTCGTTCTTGCTCTGACGCAGGCGTTGTCCGCAGAACTGGAGCCACACGGCGTCCGGATGCAAACCGTGCTTCCGGGCTTCACGCGAACCGAGATATTCGACAGAGCCGGCATCGACATCGGCGTGATCCCCGCGGACATGATGATGGACGCGGGCGAAATGGTGGACGCAGCCCTGGCTGGTTTCGATCGCGGGGAGGTGGTGACGATCCCCTCCCTCGCCGACGGCGACCTCTGGGAGCAGCATGAAAGGACAAGACGCGACCTCGGGCCGCACCTCTCGCTGAAACATGCGGCCGCACGGTATCGGCCGAGAGGAGAGATGAGATGA
- a CDS encoding DUF4126 domain-containing protein: protein MTAPAAAAWAAHLGWFDVSGTPLAFMGYRWTPLIFTALALVELVTDQLPNTPSRKVPMQFGARILMGALAGATVGAAGGSLTEALLAGTFGAIAGTLAGAAARGRLAKAFRRDTPAALIEDAVAIGGALLIVASVP, encoded by the coding sequence ATGACAGCCCCGGCGGCCGCCGCCTGGGCGGCCCACCTCGGCTGGTTCGATGTCTCCGGGACCCCGCTCGCTTTCATGGGCTACAGGTGGACGCCCTTGATTTTCACTGCGCTGGCGCTCGTCGAGCTCGTCACCGACCAGCTCCCGAACACCCCGTCCCGCAAAGTGCCGATGCAATTCGGCGCTCGCATTCTCATGGGGGCGCTCGCAGGAGCTACCGTGGGCGCGGCCGGCGGGTCGCTCACCGAAGCCTTACTCGCCGGCACCTTCGGTGCGATTGCCGGGACGCTCGCGGGTGCCGCCGCCCGCGGCAGGCTGGCCAAAGCGTTCCGACGCGACACTCCGGCTGCCCTCATCGAGGATGCCGTGGCGATCGGCGGCGCTCTCCTCATCGTGGCGTCCGTACCATGA
- a CDS encoding transporter, which yields MDHATPIRLLVILSADMVGESSNDEIRIERIAPVYYMFKDVEADVVLATPTGGYAALAPDLRQFPSEEPCVQRFLSDRDARDDFADTLSLDQIVIDDFDAAFCFGFSGSIWGADGLGVAPMIRAFLGDMKPVAIIPGRGLDIAAEGAGSGLLVVGDSGQSAALAAHALLNVIELRRQFATTA from the coding sequence ATGGACCATGCCACACCGATCCGCCTTTTGGTCATTCTGTCGGCGGATATGGTCGGAGAGTCCTCGAACGATGAAATACGCATCGAGCGAATTGCACCCGTTTACTACATGTTCAAGGACGTAGAGGCGGACGTCGTTCTCGCCACGCCGACGGGCGGGTATGCCGCGCTTGCCCCCGATCTGCGCCAGTTCCCAAGCGAGGAGCCATGCGTTCAGCGCTTTCTCTCGGATCGCGACGCGAGGGATGACTTTGCCGATACTCTGAGCCTCGATCAGATCGTCATCGACGATTTCGACGCAGCGTTCTGTTTCGGATTTTCAGGCTCGATCTGGGGGGCGGACGGCCTGGGCGTCGCGCCCATGATCCGGGCCTTCCTCGGAGACATGAAGCCCGTGGCGATCATCCCCGGCCGAGGCCTCGACATCGCTGCCGAAGGCGCGGGGAGCGGGTTGCTGGTCGTCGGTGACAGTGGGCAGTCTGCGGCGCTCGCGGCACATGCACTCCTCAACGTGATCGAACTTCGCAGGCAGTTCGCGACGACGGCGTAA
- a CDS encoding winged helix-turn-helix domain-containing protein → MPLGSRALDILSFLASHPGELKTNDEIVKQVWPNTFVDEANLRVHLSALRKALGDSQGSPRFISNVPGRGYAFIAPLERDNRAASVRVAPLANSHSGRFPARIFGREESIAGIAGQLAKERLVTICGPGGIGKSTLAKAVLSRCAADLDAVWIDLSEIGNGVLVPTVVASELGILIRTDNIVRDISAHLDARNVVVVLDSCEHVVEHAAEFAEALLDQTISPRVLTTSREPLRARGERVYRLQPLGLPPSAATAAAALVSPAVQLFVDRADACLGGYELSDADAPYVAEICSRLDGIALAIELAAGRLESLGVAALSRSLSDCFRVLSRGRRTALPRHQTLRATIDWSYLRLPPPEQQALKELSVLPGGFTGGAARAVISGGEADDLLAALVSKSLLVADTHYGEPVYRLLDTTRLYASEKLADAGEFSVVMSSFSEHLIALLEAAEGEIYSVSMDEWSQDFAQQVPGLRAALEWSFGNSGDILRAVRLTVAALPLLFRLSLLDECLVAVTKALGHLDARPDLDERSRMKLYAALGWPQMRSTDASKHGIGAWTTALHIAEKLGDVDYQLRAMWALWVDAINRGEPRPALELVGRYLAVAPSSPDRADVIIGRRMHGATLHWLGRHAEAVDELRMMLAEYETVPDGRHSVRFQFDQRVTARIILARCLWVLGEEDAALREIAETIRHALDIRHHLSLSNVLAEAACPIALLAGRNDLAAEYIELLREHTKALSLDVWNTYADCFEAELQLRTGKPGECLTQIRSSMGVLVGAGFTLFQTIFQTTEAKALAASGCLEEALAAINAALGRCASSGERWCLPELHRVKGHIEAQAAGGGPSALAAFEAALESALVDKAEGWKRLIVEDIAQCRAALAAAQADEFVIERRGDGGMQAPPIIPAGDPSVPS, encoded by the coding sequence GTGCCGCTGGGAAGCCGGGCGCTCGACATCCTGTCATTCCTCGCATCGCATCCCGGCGAATTGAAGACCAACGACGAGATCGTCAAGCAGGTCTGGCCCAATACGTTCGTCGACGAGGCGAATCTCAGGGTGCATCTATCGGCGCTCCGAAAGGCACTTGGGGATAGCCAGGGCTCTCCGCGGTTCATAAGTAACGTTCCGGGACGCGGATACGCGTTCATCGCCCCTCTGGAACGGGACAACCGGGCAGCGTCCGTACGTGTCGCTCCGCTTGCGAATTCGCACTCCGGACGCTTTCCCGCGCGCATTTTCGGCCGAGAGGAAAGCATCGCCGGAATTGCGGGCCAACTGGCCAAGGAGCGGCTGGTCACGATCTGCGGACCGGGCGGCATTGGTAAGTCAACCCTCGCGAAAGCCGTCTTGTCGAGGTGTGCGGCAGACCTTGACGCTGTCTGGATCGATCTCTCGGAAATCGGGAATGGAGTTCTGGTCCCCACCGTGGTCGCGTCGGAGCTGGGCATCCTGATCCGCACCGACAACATAGTGAGGGACATAAGCGCACATCTCGATGCGCGTAATGTGGTGGTCGTCCTCGACAGTTGTGAGCACGTTGTGGAGCACGCGGCCGAATTCGCTGAAGCGCTGCTGGATCAGACAATATCTCCGCGAGTACTCACAACGAGCCGCGAGCCTCTCCGCGCACGCGGCGAACGCGTCTACCGCCTGCAGCCCTTGGGTCTTCCTCCTTCTGCCGCCACCGCCGCGGCCGCCTTGGTTTCCCCAGCGGTCCAGCTGTTCGTGGATCGCGCCGACGCCTGTCTCGGCGGGTACGAACTTTCGGATGCCGACGCGCCCTACGTCGCGGAAATCTGCTCGAGGCTCGACGGCATCGCCCTGGCAATCGAGCTTGCCGCGGGCCGCCTTGAGTCCCTTGGCGTGGCCGCGCTGTCACGCTCCCTCTCCGATTGCTTCCGCGTGCTGTCGCGCGGCCGCAGGACGGCGCTTCCCCGGCATCAGACGCTTCGTGCAACGATCGACTGGAGCTATCTGCGTCTCCCGCCGCCGGAGCAGCAGGCCCTGAAAGAACTTTCGGTCCTGCCAGGCGGCTTCACGGGAGGAGCCGCGCGCGCCGTTATCTCCGGCGGCGAAGCCGATGACCTTCTTGCGGCACTCGTCTCGAAATCGCTGCTGGTCGCGGACACCCATTACGGTGAGCCGGTCTATCGCCTGCTCGACACCACCCGCCTCTACGCCTCGGAGAAATTGGCCGACGCCGGAGAGTTCTCCGTTGTCATGTCCAGTTTTTCCGAACACCTCATCGCGTTGCTCGAGGCGGCGGAAGGGGAGATTTATTCCGTCTCGATGGACGAGTGGTCGCAGGATTTCGCGCAGCAGGTGCCTGGCCTTCGCGCTGCGCTCGAGTGGAGCTTCGGCAATTCGGGCGACATCCTCCGAGCGGTACGATTGACCGTGGCCGCTCTGCCCCTCCTCTTCCGCCTTTCCCTACTCGACGAATGTCTGGTCGCCGTAACCAAGGCACTCGGCCACCTCGATGCGCGACCCGATCTCGACGAGCGGAGCAGGATGAAGCTGTATGCTGCGCTTGGATGGCCGCAGATGCGATCCACCGATGCGTCGAAGCATGGCATAGGCGCATGGACGACGGCCTTGCACATCGCGGAAAAGCTGGGCGATGTCGACTACCAGCTGCGCGCCATGTGGGCGTTGTGGGTAGACGCGATAAACCGAGGGGAGCCGAGACCCGCCCTCGAGCTGGTCGGTCGTTATCTGGCAGTCGCGCCATCCTCACCCGATCGGGCGGACGTCATCATCGGACGCCGCATGCATGGAGCAACACTGCACTGGCTCGGCCGACACGCGGAAGCGGTGGACGAGCTCCGGATGATGCTGGCCGAGTACGAGACCGTTCCCGACGGGCGACATTCCGTCCGTTTCCAGTTCGACCAGCGAGTGACCGCGAGGATCATTCTGGCGCGGTGCCTTTGGGTCCTGGGGGAAGAGGACGCCGCCCTCCGCGAGATCGCCGAGACCATCAGGCACGCGCTGGACATCCGCCACCACCTTTCGCTCAGCAACGTCCTGGCGGAGGCGGCATGCCCCATAGCTTTGCTTGCTGGCCGCAACGACCTTGCAGCAGAATACATCGAGCTCCTGCGCGAGCACACGAAGGCGCTGTCACTCGACGTCTGGAACACCTATGCGGACTGCTTCGAGGCCGAACTTCAGCTCAGAACGGGAAAGCCGGGCGAGTGCCTGACACAAATACGCTCGAGCATGGGCGTGCTCGTCGGGGCAGGCTTCACGCTCTTCCAGACGATCTTCCAGACGACGGAGGCCAAGGCTCTTGCCGCCTCAGGCTGCCTGGAAGAGGCACTGGCGGCAATAAATGCCGCGCTCGGCCGCTGCGCCTCTTCTGGCGAGCGCTGGTGCCTGCCCGAGCTTCATCGAGTCAAGGGCCATATAGAAGCCCAGGCGGCGGGCGGTGGACCGTCGGCACTGGCCGCGTTCGAAGCCGCTCTCGAAAGCGCGCTCGTCGACAAGGCGGAGGGATGGAAACGTCTCATCGTGGAGGACATCGCCCAGTGTCGCGCCGCGCTGGCCGCTGCCCAAGCCGACGAGTTTGTCATCGAGCGGCGAGGTGATGGGGGGATGCAGGCACCGCCAATCATTCCCGCGGGCGATCCTTCCGTGCCTTCGTGA
- a CDS encoding cupin domain-containing protein: protein MSHMLRFDPVTAEAEIGAPAPDRLISGTPEFRTWNIEEAPGGLYAGIWESTPGKWRVIYEEWEYFHILSGYSIVTEEGGEAVHLRPGHRMVLRPGFNGTWEVVETTRKDYVVRL, encoded by the coding sequence ATGAGCCACATGCTGAGATTTGATCCGGTTACGGCCGAAGCGGAGATCGGCGCTCCGGCGCCCGATCGGCTGATTTCAGGAACGCCTGAATTCCGCACCTGGAACATCGAGGAAGCGCCCGGGGGGCTTTATGCCGGCATCTGGGAATCGACGCCCGGAAAATGGCGGGTCATCTATGAAGAATGGGAGTATTTCCACATCCTCTCCGGCTATTCGATCGTGACTGAGGAAGGCGGCGAGGCCGTTCATCTGCGGCCCGGCCACCGCATGGTCCTGCGGCCCGGCTTCAACGGAACATGGGAAGTCGTGGAAACGACCCGCAAGGACTACGTCGTCCGGCTTTAG